The sequence CCGACACCGCTGACCAACCGTGTTACGACGCCCGCGGCGTCACCCGGATGTATGACCACCTCACCTCGATCTCCACCGCGATGAACCGACTGGGCTGGTCAAACTACGCCAACGATCACGAGGACGGCAACGGTCAATTCGAGCAGAACTTCGAGTACTCCGATGCGCTGACGACCGCGGATCGCGTTGTGACACTGCGCTATCTGTTGTCCGTGATGGCGGCCGAGCGCGGCATGGTCGCAACGTTCATGCCGAAACCCTTCGCCGACAAGACCGGCAGCGGATTGCATCTGCACCTGTCCCTCACCAGCGCGGGCAATCACGTCTTCCCCGCTGACGACGACGCGCGCGGGCTCGGGCTGTCCGACACCGCATACGCCTTCGTCGGCGGCATCTTGGAACATGCATGTGCGCTACAGGCAGTGGTGGCACCGACGGTCAACTCCTACAAGCGAACCGGAGCGGTGACGACATCGTCGGGTGCGTCATGGGCACCGAGGATGCCAACATACGGCGGCAACGACCGCACCCACTACATCCGGGTGCCCGATTCCTCGCGTGTCGAACTGCGCGGCGGCGACGGTTCGGCGAACCCGTACCTGGCCATAGCGGCAGCGCTGGGGGCGGGCATCGACGGGATCAAGCGCAGCACGGACCCCGGCGCCGTCGGGGACGGCAGCACCGGACGGCCGCTGCCACCGACGTTGTTGCACGC is a genomic window of Mycobacterium sp. ITM-2016-00318 containing:
- the glnT gene encoding type III glutamate--ammonia ligase, which produces MPTDLAAMANESGTKFILALFVDLRGKPCAKLVPVEAVELLATEGVGFAGYAAGAIGQEPKDPDLMAIPDPTSFTPIPFIKDGLAIVHCDPHVNGEPWPYAPRVILKSLVQRAADAGFEPWVGAEVEYFLLHRGTDGSLSVADTADTADQPCYDARGVTRMYDHLTSISTAMNRLGWSNYANDHEDGNGQFEQNFEYSDALTTADRVVTLRYLLSVMAAERGMVATFMPKPFADKTGSGLHLHLSLTSAGNHVFPADDDARGLGLSDTAYAFVGGILEHACALQAVVAPTVNSYKRTGAVTTSSGASWAPRMPTYGGNDRTHYIRVPDSSRVELRGGDGSANPYLAIAAALGAGIDGIKRSTDPGAVGDGSTGRPLPPTLLHAVDEFEADPVITGVLDAAGDGVASYFAKVKRDEFFSYHSAVTPWEIDNYLTAF